Proteins from a genomic interval of Caulobacter sp. NIBR1757:
- a CDS encoding SDR family oxidoreductase: MSDTQGKVVVITGASSGIGEATARGLAAAGMKVVLGARRTGRLQALAQEIQAAGGVAAFQGLDVADRAAFEAFIAFAEARFGRVDVIVNNAGLMPLSPLTALKTDEWDRMIDVNVRGVLNGIAAVLPRFQAQGAGHVVNVASVAAHGVWPTTAVYSATKAAVWTITEGLRQEHPEIRTTVISPGVVESELAATITDPDTAAYIEEARRVALKPDVIAQAIRYAIEQPADVAVNEMIVRPMGGAF, from the coding sequence ATGTCAGACACGCAAGGCAAGGTCGTCGTCATCACCGGCGCGAGCAGCGGCATCGGCGAGGCCACGGCCCGCGGGCTCGCCGCCGCCGGCATGAAGGTCGTCCTCGGCGCCCGCCGCACCGGGCGGCTGCAGGCGCTTGCCCAGGAGATCCAGGCCGCCGGCGGCGTGGCCGCCTTCCAGGGGCTCGATGTCGCCGACCGCGCGGCCTTCGAAGCCTTCATCGCCTTCGCCGAGGCCCGCTTTGGCCGCGTCGATGTCATCGTCAACAACGCCGGCCTGATGCCGCTGTCGCCGCTGACGGCGCTGAAGACCGACGAGTGGGACCGGATGATCGACGTCAACGTGCGCGGCGTGCTCAACGGCATCGCGGCGGTCCTGCCCCGCTTCCAGGCCCAGGGCGCCGGCCATGTCGTCAACGTCGCCTCGGTCGCGGCCCATGGCGTCTGGCCGACGACGGCGGTCTATTCGGCCACCAAGGCGGCGGTGTGGACCATCACCGAGGGCCTGCGCCAGGAGCATCCCGAAATCCGCACCACGGTCATCTCGCCCGGCGTCGTGGAGAGCGAACTCGCCGCCACCATCACCGACCCCGACACCGCCGCCTACATCGAGGAGGCGCGCCGGGTCGCCCTGAAGCCCGACGTCATCGCCCAGGCCATCCGCTACGCCATCGAGCAGCCCGCCGACGTCGCCGTCAACGAGATGATCGTCCGCCCGATGGGCGGGGCGTTCTGA
- a CDS encoding AraC family transcriptional regulator, which yields MPQIDELAEIIARHVPADGMHASALPRLSLIRSCRPTEAVPTVYRPSLCIIAQGRKQVELGGRGYVYDPAKYLAVSVDLPLVGSILEASPERPYLCLALDIDLSVLSDLMPRNGPEPASAPVGPALGVSEVEPGLLDAALRLARLLDAPGDAPALAPLAEREILYRLLSGAQAPMIRHIATAESRLAKVGRAIAWLRRNYAGPVSVERLAADVGMSPSSFHSHFKAATTLSPLQYRTRLRLQEARRRMVVEAMDAASAGFAVGYESPSQFSRDYRRLYGAPPLTDAMRLRGSPDYGQG from the coding sequence ATGCCGCAGATCGACGAGCTCGCCGAGATCATTGCCCGCCATGTGCCGGCCGACGGCATGCACGCCAGCGCCCTGCCCCGCTTAAGCCTTATCCGATCCTGCAGGCCGACGGAGGCGGTTCCGACCGTCTATCGGCCGTCGCTGTGCATCATCGCCCAGGGGCGCAAGCAGGTGGAGCTGGGCGGGCGCGGCTATGTCTACGATCCGGCCAAGTATCTGGCGGTGTCGGTCGACCTGCCGCTGGTCGGTTCGATCCTGGAGGCGAGCCCCGAGCGGCCCTACCTCTGCCTGGCGCTCGACATCGACCTGTCCGTCCTCTCCGACCTGATGCCGCGGAACGGGCCCGAGCCGGCGTCGGCGCCGGTCGGGCCCGCCCTGGGGGTCAGCGAGGTGGAGCCGGGCCTGCTGGACGCGGCGCTGCGGCTGGCGCGGCTGCTCGATGCGCCGGGAGACGCCCCGGCCCTGGCCCCGCTCGCCGAGCGGGAAATCCTCTACCGGCTGCTGTCGGGGGCGCAGGCGCCGATGATCCGCCACATCGCCACCGCGGAGAGCCGTCTGGCCAAGGTCGGCCGCGCCATCGCCTGGCTGCGCCGCAACTACGCCGGGCCGGTCAGCGTCGAACGCCTGGCGGCCGACGTCGGCATGAGCCCCTCGTCCTTTCACAGCCATTTCAAGGCCGCCACCACCCTCAGTCCGCTGCAGTACCGCACCCGCCTGCGGCTGCAGGAGGCGCGACGGAGGATGGTGGTCGAGGCGATGGACGCCGCCAGCGCCGGCTTCGCGGTCGGCTACGAAAGCCCCTCGCAGTTCAGCCGCGACTACCGCCGCCTCTATGGGGCCCCGCCGCTGACCGACGCCATGCGGCTGCGCGGCTCGCCGGACTATGGCCAGGGATGA